The proteins below come from a single Xiphophorus hellerii strain 12219 chromosome 14, Xiphophorus_hellerii-4.1, whole genome shotgun sequence genomic window:
- the nelfa gene encoding negative elongation factor A codes for MASMKDSDTGLWLHNKLGSTDELWTPPSIASLLTVSVIDNIRLCFSSLSPPVKLKLLLGMLHLPRRTVDEMKEALSEIIQLATVDSEPWVLMVADILKSFPETGSLNLDLEEQNPNVQDILGELREKVGECEASAMLPLECQYLNKNALTTLVGPLTPPVKHFQLKRKPKSATLRAELLQKSTETAQQLKKTAGVPFHAKGRGLVKKIDTTTPLKGIPKAPFRSPTAPSLFSPPSNRTPIASPRTPLRKERGVKLLDISELDMVGAGREAKRRRKTLEPEAGEKAAKEESVVENTTPDYAAGLVSAQKLGALNENPLPSTSYLPATPSMVPSSSYIPSSEAQPANAGGSGRDMLQAARQPEESTTAAAGAGSTLPSQYKQRTPMYNAGSTANPATPTSPSTPTSTPANNGPPAAATASQPETPTQPPTIPQTPTPTPAPTPAQPQPKKNLSLTRDQMYAAQEMFKTANKVTRPEKALILGFMAGSRENPCPEQGDIIQIKLSEHTEVLPKADGTGSTTMLVDTVFEMNYSTGQWTRLKKYKPITNTS; via the exons ATGGCGTCGATGAAGGACAGCGACACCGGCCTGTGGCTTCACAACAAACTAGGATCCACGGACGAGCTGTGGACGCCTCCGAGCATCGCCTCCCTCCTCACCGTGTCAGTAATCGACAACATACGGTTGTGTTTCTCGAGCCTGTCGCCGCCGGTGAAGCTCAAACTGCTGCTCGGGATGCTGCATCTTCCCAGGCGGACCGTTGACGAG ATGAAGGAGGCTCTGTCTGAGATAATCCAGCTGGCCACGGTGGATTCAGAGCCCTGGGTGCTGATGGTGGCCGATATCCTCAAGTCCTTCCCGGAGACCGGCTCTCTCAACCTGGACTTGGAGGAGCAGAATCCGAATGTGCAGGACATTCTCGGTGAACTCAGGGAGAAAG TGGGCGAGTGCGAGGCGTCCGCCATGCTCCCTCTGGAATGCCAGTACCTGAACAAGAACGCGCTGACCACTCTAGTAGGACCGCTCACTCCCCCCGTCAAACATTTCCAGCTCAAGAGGAAGCCAAAGAGTGCAACGCTGAGAGCAGAACTGCTTCAGAAAT CAACAGAAACGGcgcagcagctgaagaagacaGCCGGAGTGCCTTTTCACGCCAAAGGGAGAGGACTGGTCAAAAAGATTGATACGACAA CTCCTCTCAAAGGAATTCCCAAGGCCCCGTTCCGCAGCCCCACTGCTCCCAGTTTATTCAGCCCTCCCAGTAACCGCACACCCATCGCCTCCCCACGGACTCCTCTACGGAAGGAGAGAGGGGTCAAG cttttaGATATTTCAGAGTTGGACATGGTTGGAGCTGGAAGAGAGGcgaagaggagaagaaagacTTTAG AACCAGAAGCCGGAGAAAAAGCAGCCAAAGAAGAGTCGGTGGTGGAGAACACCACTCCAGATTACGCTGCTGGCCTCGTCTCTGCTCAG AAACTTGGGGCGCTAAACGAGAATCCCCTGCCCTCTACCAGCTACCTGCCGGCTACACCCAGCATGGTTCCCTCCTCCTCTTACATTCCCAGCTCCGAGGCGCAGCCAG CCAACGCTGGTGGTTCTGGACGGGACATGCTGCAGGCAGCTCGCCAGCCAGAGGAGTCCACCACAGCAGCGGCCGGCGCCGGCTCCACCTTACCCAGCCAGTACAAGCAGCGGACGCCCATGTACAACGCCGGCTCCACGGCCAACCCCGCCACTCCCACGTCCCCCAGCACGCCCACCTCCACGCCGGCCAACAACGGGCCGCCAGCGGCTGCCACCGCCAGCCAGCCGGAGACTCCCACCCAGCCCCCCACCATCCCTCAGACTCCTACACCGACACCAGCACCTACGCCAGCGCAACCCCAACCCAAAAAGAACCTCTCACTTACG AGAGACCAGATGTACGCCGCTCAGGAGATGTTCAAGACCGCAAACAAGGTCACCAGGCCAGAGAAGGCTCTCATTCTGGGGTTCATGGCTGGATCCAGAG AGAACCCGTGCCCGGAGCAGGGGGACATCATCCAGATCAAGCTGAGCGAGCACACGGAGGTTCTGCCCAAAGCTGACGGCACCGGCAGCACGACCATGCTGGTCGACACGGTCTTCGAAATGAACTATTCGACAGGACAGTGGACCCGCCTCAAGAAATACAAACCCATCACCAACACTTCCTGA
- the nicol1 gene encoding NELL2-interacting cell ontogeny regulator 1, with amino-acid sequence MASSGSYVQVTLVLLAVQLVCVGAAEADQETGTVIPAESRPCVDCHAFEFMQRALQDLKKTAFNLDARTETLVLRAERRALCNCMATTTLR; translated from the exons ATGGCGTCCAGTGGATCATATGTGCAGGTAACGCTGGTTCTGCTGGCGGTCCAGCTCGTCTGTGTCGGAGCCGCTGAGGCGGATCAGGAGACGGGGACCGTGATCCCTGCCGAAA GTCGTCCATGCGTTGACTGCCATGCCTTCGAGTTCATGCAGAGGGCGCTGCAAGATCTGAAGAAGACGGCTTTTAACCTTGATGCCAGG ACGGAGACTCTGGTGCTGCGGGCCGAGCGGAGGGCTCTGTGCAACTGCATGGCCACCACCACGCTGCGCTGA